A single genomic interval of Treponema sp. J25 harbors:
- a CDS encoding 5-formyltetrahydrofolate cyclo-ligase: MHCSMERPLRIIKKELRQKMREGLAKIEPALFVQRGKALAQRMREVPQWQTSSTVLVFLSMPREIDTTPLVEAALQEQKQVYVPRVEEDHLRFYRILTLEGPWELGLFGIREPFPQGEPWQPQGLVQGTLAPPVSEETSREKSDAPFPKKNREQPQVFGEDCAVPFQNKSRGRPQALIIVPGIAFDKEGRRLGRGKGYYDRFLHQYGAFLFSVGVGLMEQLVPSVPVDEQDVLLDLVLTV, encoded by the coding sequence ATGCACTGTTCTATGGAAAGGCCCCTGCGGATAATCAAAAAAGAATTACGCCAGAAGATGCGGGAGGGCCTTGCAAAAATAGAGCCGGCTCTCTTTGTTCAGCGAGGAAAGGCCCTGGCTCAACGGATGCGGGAAGTCCCCCAATGGCAGACCAGTTCTACCGTCTTGGTGTTTCTTTCTATGCCCAGAGAAATTGATACGACACCCCTGGTAGAGGCGGCCCTTCAAGAACAAAAGCAGGTGTACGTGCCGCGGGTGGAAGAAGACCATCTGCGGTTTTATAGGATCCTTACTCTTGAGGGTCCCTGGGAGCTAGGCCTCTTTGGAATCCGGGAACCTTTTCCCCAGGGTGAACCCTGGCAGCCCCAGGGACTCGTCCAGGGAACTTTGGCGCCCCCTGTTTCTGAAGAAACAAGTAGAGAAAAAAGCGATGCGCCCTTCCCCAAAAAAAATCGGGAACAGCCGCAGGTTTTTGGAGAAGACTGCGCTGTGCCCTTTCAAAACAAGTCTCGGGGACGACCCCAGGCCCTTATTATCGTCCCCGGCATTGCCTTTGATAAAGAAGGCCGCCGTCTTGGGAGGGGAAAGGGCTATTATGATAGGTTCTTACACCAGTATGGTGCCTTTCTTTTCTCTGTAGGGGTTGGGCTTATGGAACAACTGGTACCCTCTGTGCCGGTGGATGAACAGGATGTTTTGTTAGATCTGGTTCTAACGGTTTGA
- a CDS encoding TIGR03915 family putative DNA repair protein, with protein sequence MRSFYYDGSFLALLAGAQNFFTRYGNDNLEFRVIRKGEKPGVLPSTSGQQELLFQEIPEEEPWATQLSYAAEIQARLSSYDAEFVDTLFFAWMARREDVTSLAHLVVRALGALAQGKPLSTVYGNRTDPLCNDFWEAARQAQREFHVLAGMLRFAPAQDGTLVGRCAPETYVLPALAAHFCARFGKHPWAILDVGRKEWVFCADGIHLRFDTYISSQGEPYVVEPGIQPEEYEALWRGYFKAISITSRKNVELQKKLVPLKYRPYMIEFLEPKERLDTPSVSLTDAARRYLNSFQEIEAEQIDGMPKKEEGLR encoded by the coding sequence ATGAGATCCTTTTATTATGATGGTTCCTTCCTGGCGCTCCTTGCGGGGGCCCAGAATTTCTTTACCCGTTATGGAAATGATAACCTGGAATTCAGGGTGATAAGAAAAGGAGAAAAACCAGGGGTTCTCCCATCGACATCGGGCCAACAGGAACTATTATTTCAGGAAATTCCAGAGGAAGAGCCCTGGGCGACTCAGCTTTCTTATGCGGCTGAAATCCAGGCTCGCCTCTCTTCATATGATGCGGAATTTGTGGATACCCTTTTTTTTGCCTGGATGGCCCGGCGGGAAGATGTGACATCCCTGGCCCACCTTGTGGTTCGGGCCCTCGGAGCTCTAGCCCAGGGCAAGCCCCTGAGTACGGTCTATGGCAACAGAACAGATCCTCTCTGTAACGATTTCTGGGAAGCCGCGCGACAGGCCCAGCGGGAATTTCATGTCCTGGCGGGTATGCTCCGTTTTGCCCCTGCCCAGGATGGCACGTTGGTGGGCCGCTGTGCCCCCGAAACCTACGTTTTACCCGCACTGGCTGCCCATTTTTGTGCCCGTTTTGGGAAACACCCCTGGGCTATCCTCGATGTGGGGCGAAAAGAATGGGTGTTCTGTGCCGATGGCATCCACCTTCGTTTTGATACCTATATTTCCAGCCAGGGAGAACCCTATGTGGTGGAACCGGGTATCCAACCGGAAGAATACGAAGCCCTCTGGCGGGGGTATTTTAAAGCCATTTCTATAACCTCTCGAAAGAATGTAGAACTACAGAAAAAACTGGTCCCTTTAAAATATCGCCCCTACATGATCGAATTCCTGGAACCCAAAGAACGTCTCGATACCCCCTCTGTTTCCCTTACCGATGCTGCCCGGCGGTACCTGAACAGTTTTCAGGAAATAGAAGCTGAACAGATTGACGGGATGCCAAAAAAAGAAGAGGGGCTTCGTTAG
- a CDS encoding diguanylate cyclase has translation MSVHKDTYNETEELKKQIETLERVNEALMESIKLLEEKVIHCPLTGLYNEEFFQRYIQDILNACLSTKRNGTLLFISIDHFGEINLHYGSDAADETLKKYAAYLTNQVPQGSILFRLNGALFACYIPDMVREGALEIAEKIRTATASADIFVCYITVSIGVILLDELFIYEDLNPEALVDFVIDAGKQRLNIAKKRGSNQVCAESDLKITEKSKAVILLADANTFRLEMLADLLESEQFSILKAHSGDEALSLIINNELDLILADLSLPGMNAIEIKQQINHYSRLVGIPFVLITDKKRVEILKQAYAQGILIVLERPLFLEELLAIVSNFSKTKVV, from the coding sequence ATGTCGGTGCACAAGGATACGTATAACGAGACAGAGGAACTAAAAAAACAAATCGAGACTCTTGAACGGGTGAATGAAGCCCTCATGGAGTCTATCAAACTCCTGGAAGAGAAGGTGATTCATTGCCCCCTTACGGGCCTGTATAACGAGGAATTCTTTCAACGATATATTCAAGATATTTTAAATGCCTGTCTTTCCACTAAAAGAAATGGAACTTTGCTCTTTATTTCCATAGACCATTTTGGGGAAATTAATCTTCACTATGGATCCGATGCGGCGGACGAAACATTAAAAAAATATGCGGCCTATCTTACCAATCAGGTCCCACAGGGAAGCATCCTTTTTCGTTTAAATGGGGCCCTCTTTGCCTGCTATATCCCTGACATGGTCCGGGAGGGTGCCCTGGAAATAGCAGAAAAAATTAGAACGGCCACCGCCTCGGCAGATATTTTTGTATGCTATATTACCGTTTCCATTGGGGTAATTCTTCTGGATGAACTTTTTATATATGAAGATTTAAACCCAGAAGCCCTTGTCGATTTTGTTATTGACGCGGGGAAACAGCGACTGAACATAGCAAAAAAACGGGGGTCTAATCAGGTCTGTGCTGAAAGTGATCTTAAAATAACAGAAAAGTCAAAGGCGGTTATCTTGCTTGCCGATGCCAACACATTCCGACTCGAGATGCTTGCGGATCTCTTAGAAAGCGAGCAATTCTCCATCCTAAAAGCCCATAGTGGAGATGAAGCGCTATCATTAATCATCAACAACGAGTTAGATCTTATCCTGGCAGATCTTTCCTTACCAGGAATGAATGCTATAGAAATAAAACAACAAATAAACCACTACTCCCGATTGGTAGGGATTCCCTTTGTACTCATCACCGATAAAAAACGGGTTGAAATTTTAAAACAGGCCTATGCCCAGGGAATACTCATCGTCCTGGAACGGCCCCTCTTTCTCGAAGAACTTCTTGCTATTGTTTCGAATTTCAGTAAAACCAAGGTGGTGTAA
- a CDS encoding DUF6657 family protein: protein MARIKSALELALEKTESIKTDKNAVAGFERKREGKRLASLYLENPEEHSLEEAIKKCPKEELPALKRGIFEMLLSQIQLPENQDHLSKIERIFRGMQLILTDRRLPQLFNQVMQAFSRFLQEQQQYEETIKRQYAPKLRQKEEELARRLGQRIRLDPFQDPEFVAFYNQNMNMLKGQYQALVDEVRQHLEQWFTEQYGAE from the coding sequence ATGGCGCGGATTAAAAGTGCATTGGAGTTGGCGCTGGAAAAAACTGAGTCGATTAAAACCGATAAAAACGCAGTGGCTGGTTTTGAGCGAAAACGAGAAGGGAAGCGACTTGCAAGTCTCTATTTGGAAAATCCAGAGGAACATTCCCTGGAAGAGGCCATAAAAAAATGCCCTAAAGAAGAGCTTCCGGCGTTAAAGCGTGGCATCTTTGAAATGCTCCTTTCCCAGATTCAATTACCGGAGAATCAGGATCACCTTTCCAAAATAGAACGTATTTTCCGGGGAATGCAGCTTATTCTGACGGACCGACGCCTACCCCAGCTGTTTAACCAGGTGATGCAGGCCTTTAGTCGATTTTTGCAGGAACAGCAGCAGTATGAAGAGACAATTAAACGGCAGTACGCCCCAAAACTTCGTCAAAAGGAAGAAGAGCTTGCCCGACGCCTGGGGCAGCGGATTCGACTGGATCCCTTCCAGGATCCGGAATTTGTGGCCTTTTACAACCAGAACATGAATATGCTGAAGGGCCAGTACCAGGCCCTGGTGGATGAAGTCCGCCAGCATCTAGAACAGTGGTTTACGGAGCAGTACGGGGCGGAGTAG
- a CDS encoding putative DNA modification/repair radical SAM protein, with the protein MSVLAKISKHMYSFFVSLEEKLLILAASAKYDASCATSGSDHGPEGSGSSKKGGLWQRVPADSPKTGVGHTVPAGICHSWTEDGRCVSLLKVLFSNVCRYDCAYCVNRASADTPRTSFTVDELVRLTIEFYRRNYIEGLFLSSGIFADPDVVMEQLIRVARRLREEEGFGGYIHLKIIPGTTEKFIAEAGRWADRLSANIELPTEKSLSYLAPQKNGKIILQSMDQFHGLFSQFQQDRQRIRQTPRFAPAGQSTQLIVGASPENDRQIISLSEALYRKFGLRRVYYSAYIPVGKNGRGGIIDPRLPDIPGPPLVREHRLYQADWLLRFYKFRAEEIFPEDRDFLDPHLDPKTVWALNHYEVFPVDVQYADYESLLRVPGIGARSARRILEQRRLHSLSFDTLRRLGVVLKRARYFISVAGKRFEQEEDPKRIRYVLSDSDGAGYQLPLFEF; encoded by the coding sequence ATGTCGGTACTTGCAAAAATATCTAAACACATGTATAGTTTTTTTGTGAGCCTGGAAGAAAAACTCCTGATTCTTGCGGCCTCTGCCAAATATGACGCTTCCTGTGCAACGTCGGGGAGCGATCATGGGCCAGAAGGATCTGGATCCTCAAAAAAAGGGGGGCTCTGGCAAAGAGTCCCGGCGGATTCTCCAAAAACAGGGGTAGGCCATACGGTACCCGCAGGAATTTGCCACAGTTGGACAGAAGATGGTCGCTGTGTATCCCTGTTAAAGGTGCTTTTTTCTAATGTATGTCGCTACGATTGTGCCTATTGCGTCAATCGGGCATCAGCGGATACACCCCGGACAAGTTTTACCGTGGATGAACTGGTGCGTCTGACGATAGAGTTTTATCGGCGCAATTATATTGAAGGCTTGTTTCTGTCATCAGGTATTTTTGCGGATCCCGACGTGGTGATGGAACAGCTCATTCGGGTGGCCCGTCGTTTACGGGAAGAAGAAGGCTTTGGGGGCTACATTCACCTTAAAATTATTCCGGGGACCACAGAGAAATTCATTGCCGAGGCAGGTCGCTGGGCGGATCGGCTCAGCGCCAACATAGAACTGCCCACCGAAAAGAGTCTTTCCTATCTGGCACCTCAGAAAAATGGCAAGATCATTCTCCAGTCGATGGACCAGTTTCATGGCCTTTTTTCTCAATTTCAGCAAGACCGTCAGCGGATCCGGCAAACCCCTCGCTTTGCTCCTGCGGGACAAAGCACGCAGTTGATTGTGGGGGCGAGTCCTGAAAACGATCGCCAGATTATTTCCCTTTCCGAGGCCTTATACCGGAAGTTTGGTCTGCGACGGGTTTACTATTCTGCCTATATTCCCGTCGGTAAAAATGGGAGGGGTGGCATCATTGATCCCCGTTTGCCGGATATCCCGGGGCCACCGCTCGTGCGGGAGCATCGTCTGTATCAGGCCGACTGGCTTTTGCGCTTTTATAAATTCAGGGCGGAAGAGATTTTCCCTGAAGATAGGGACTTCCTTGATCCCCACCTGGACCCCAAAACGGTGTGGGCCCTGAATCATTACGAGGTTTTCCCGGTGGATGTTCAGTATGCGGACTACGAAAGCCTCTTGCGGGTACCGGGTATTGGGGCCCGATCGGCCCGGCGAATTCTAGAACAACGGCGTTTGCATTCCCTTTCTTTTGATACCCTGCGCCGACTTGGGGTGGTTCTTAAACGGGCCCGATATTTTATTTCCGTGGCAGGGAAACGGTTTGAGCAAGAAGAAGATCCAAAACGCATTCGTTACGTTCTTTCCGACAGTGATGGGGCGGGCTACCAGCTTCCTCTTTTTGAATTTTAG
- a CDS encoding SAM-dependent methyltransferase has protein sequence MKRLSFEALKEMFHTERLLERLILAVASVRDSQVGPLWCDKPIVPCNAVRIRPVLIKETLRYQGEYRCGTQSLHRNYEKKELEAELPLLLKAYQEWHIYTDLFDLEIKRLASQEYSLRQTPASKKKPSLMHNREKNYRLSGPIPFLIHLGLMDETGNVFPRAMDKYKQINKYLEFIDAVLPSFPEGEPLRIVDFGCGKAYLTFGLYHYLHNQMGRSVSITGLDLKEEVIRFCNQVARDLRMEGLSFKQGDIARYMAEEPPHLVVSLHACDTATDAALAQALQWQSPVILAVPCCQHELLDQLRAPAMDPILRYGVTREKQATLVTDASRALMLRAFGYTVDMVEFIPLEHTPKNVLIRAYRDPHKKPRSTITIDDPGYRAYRDFLDTWGVGKTFLEGELSRRGLVGGPISIR, from the coding sequence ATGAAGCGACTTTCTTTCGAGGCCCTTAAGGAAATGTTCCACACAGAACGGCTTCTGGAGCGGCTTATTCTGGCGGTTGCTTCTGTTCGGGATTCCCAGGTGGGCCCCCTCTGGTGCGATAAACCCATCGTTCCCTGTAACGCTGTGCGGATCCGACCGGTGTTGATTAAAGAGACCCTTCGGTATCAGGGGGAATATCGATGTGGAACCCAGAGTCTCCATCGAAATTATGAGAAAAAAGAACTGGAAGCGGAGCTACCGCTCCTGTTAAAGGCGTACCAGGAGTGGCATATATATACCGACCTCTTTGACCTTGAAATTAAAAGGCTTGCTTCCCAGGAGTATAGTCTTCGTCAAACACCGGCCTCTAAAAAGAAACCCTCCCTTATGCATAATCGGGAAAAAAACTATCGCCTTTCAGGCCCCATCCCCTTTTTGATACACCTGGGGCTCATGGATGAAACAGGGAATGTATTTCCCCGGGCAATGGATAAGTATAAGCAGATCAATAAATACCTTGAATTTATTGATGCGGTGCTACCCTCTTTCCCCGAGGGAGAGCCGCTGCGGATCGTAGACTTTGGATGTGGCAAGGCCTATCTTACCTTTGGGCTGTATCACTACCTGCACAATCAGATGGGGCGCTCTGTTAGTATTACGGGGCTCGATCTAAAAGAGGAGGTTATTCGTTTTTGCAACCAGGTAGCCCGGGATCTCAGAATGGAGGGGCTTTCCTTTAAGCAAGGAGATATCGCCCGGTATATGGCCGAAGAGCCACCCCACCTGGTGGTAAGTCTTCATGCCTGTGATACCGCTACCGATGCGGCCCTGGCTCAGGCCCTCCAGTGGCAGAGCCCCGTGATTCTTGCAGTCCCTTGTTGTCAGCACGAATTGTTGGATCAACTCAGGGCCCCCGCTATGGATCCCATTCTTCGGTATGGCGTTACCCGGGAAAAGCAGGCGACCCTTGTCACCGATGCTTCCCGGGCCCTCATGCTCAGGGCCTTTGGCTACACCGTGGATATGGTGGAATTTATTCCCCTGGAACATACCCCCAAAAATGTGTTAATCCGGGCATACCGGGACCCCCACAAGAAGCCCCGAAGTACCATTACGATAGATGATCCGGGATACCGGGCATACCGGGATTTTCTTGATACCTGGGGGGTAGGCAAGACCTTTCTGGAAGGGGAGTTATCCCGTCGGGGACTTGTGGGGGGACCCATCAGCATTAGGTAG
- a CDS encoding carbohydrate ABC transporter permease — translation MKKKNLSISFSRRVVQYTFCIILSFIVLIPLYMGFVGGLKSNGQLLTDPVGLPNPPYYNNYIDLLTGSVGTFWRSLFNSILVAAGTVILTLIVCVMAAFALARVQFRGREIIKNYFMLGLLFPLAVAILPLYLQVKNLKLLDNYFGVILPQVAFQIPMTVLLLRGFFLHIPKDLEDACSIDGYGPLGFLINMVIPLSTPIIATSAVIVLVASWNNFFLPLLVFNTEAYYTLPMGVMNFQGQHASDWNLILAYLSLAMLPALILFVTSQKYIVAGLTGGAIKG, via the coding sequence ATGAAAAAAAAGAACCTGTCAATTTCTTTCTCTCGTCGAGTCGTTCAATATACATTTTGCATTATACTTTCATTTATTGTGCTTATTCCGCTGTATATGGGATTTGTAGGTGGACTCAAATCAAATGGACAGCTCCTGACAGATCCTGTAGGGCTCCCCAATCCTCCATATTATAACAACTATATTGATTTACTAACTGGTTCGGTTGGAACTTTTTGGCGGTCCCTTTTTAATTCTATTCTTGTAGCCGCAGGAACTGTAATACTCACTCTTATTGTTTGTGTAATGGCAGCGTTCGCTCTTGCTCGCGTCCAATTTCGTGGAAGAGAGATCATTAAAAATTACTTTATGCTCGGACTTCTGTTTCCCCTGGCAGTTGCAATTCTTCCCCTTTACTTACAGGTAAAGAATCTTAAACTGCTTGATAATTATTTTGGGGTAATACTCCCCCAGGTAGCTTTTCAAATACCAATGACGGTACTTCTCTTGAGAGGGTTCTTTTTACATATACCTAAAGACTTAGAAGACGCCTGCTCGATAGATGGATACGGCCCCCTCGGTTTTTTAATTAACATGGTAATTCCTCTTTCTACACCAATCATTGCAACAAGTGCTGTTATTGTTCTTGTGGCAAGTTGGAACAATTTCTTTTTGCCCCTACTTGTGTTTAATACTGAAGCCTATTACACGTTACCGATGGGGGTTATGAATTTTCAAGGGCAACACGCTTCAGATTGGAATTTAATTCTTGCTTATTTAAGTCTTGCCATGCTTCCAGCACTCATTCTTTTTGTCACTTCACAAAAGTACATCGTAGCAGGACTCACCGGCGGTGCTATTAAGGGGTAA
- a CDS encoding carbohydrate kinase codes for MIICCGEALIDMVPGNDKEGNPVYRPIPGGSPYNTAIAIGRLGAPVAFLGRLSRDFFGELLINRLTQNNVATSFIRRGEQHSTLAFVQLEPGKEPQYAFYTEGSADTSLLPEDLPQSLPSDVRCIQFGSISMLLTPISSTIEGFIKRSITQNPTLVISFDPNVRPMLIQNREAYVSSVESWCRMSRIVKISDADLSYLYPTIDREGAIDRILALGPTLVVVTLGKEGARAKLRRADGTFISCQAPVVEVPVADTIGAGDTFHGAFLAWLEQKGKMSSSALSSLSQGELSEALSFANLAASLVCTRHGAEPPTMEELRAFKARHGLNN; via the coding sequence ATGATCATCTGTTGCGGGGAAGCCCTCATCGACATGGTACCGGGTAACGATAAGGAGGGGAATCCGGTGTATCGCCCCATACCAGGCGGAAGTCCCTACAACACCGCCATCGCCATCGGCCGTCTCGGAGCCCCCGTGGCCTTTTTAGGACGCTTATCCCGAGATTTTTTTGGGGAACTTTTAATAAATCGATTGACTCAGAATAATGTAGCCACTTCTTTTATTCGTCGAGGGGAACAGCACAGCACCCTTGCCTTTGTACAGCTAGAGCCAGGCAAAGAACCCCAGTACGCCTTTTATACTGAGGGAAGTGCCGATACGTCCCTGTTGCCAGAGGATCTCCCCCAAAGCCTCCCCTCGGATGTTCGCTGTATTCAATTTGGATCCATTTCGATGCTGCTTACTCCGATTAGCTCTACGATAGAAGGGTTTATCAAACGCAGTATAACCCAGAACCCCACTCTGGTAATCTCTTTTGATCCCAATGTACGGCCCATGTTGATTCAGAACCGAGAGGCCTATGTTTCCAGCGTAGAATCCTGGTGTCGCATGAGCAGGATCGTAAAGATTTCCGATGCGGATCTCTCCTACCTTTACCCCACCATAGATCGGGAAGGGGCCATCGATCGGATCTTAGCCCTTGGGCCCACCCTGGTTGTTGTAACACTTGGCAAAGAAGGCGCCCGGGCAAAGCTTCGTCGAGCCGATGGGACCTTTATTTCCTGTCAGGCCCCGGTGGTGGAGGTCCCCGTGGCAGACACTATTGGCGCAGGAGATACCTTCCATGGGGCATTCCTTGCCTGGCTTGAGCAAAAAGGGAAAATGTCATCCTCTGCCCTTTCGAGCCTTTCTCAGGGGGAACTGTCGGAGGCCCTTTCTTTTGCGAACCTGGCCGCATCGCTCGTGTGCACCCGGCATGGGGCAGAACCCCCAACCATGGAAGAACTTCGGGCTTTTAAGGCCAGGCATGGGCTGAATAATTGA
- a CDS encoding phosphatase, which yields MTFVIDAHTHSVASGHAYSTIDELARGARQKGLSGFVVADHGPAMPGTTHPYHFGNLRILPEYIEGVRCYKGIEANIINERGDIDLDAHLIARLDFVLAGFHEICFASQGIVKNTETLVATLANPLVDAISHPGNPSYPIDIEVVVEAARSYGKALEINDSSFRIRKGSDENCLRIARTCVEKACLMVTGSDAHYYLDVGRFDEVHKILTAAGAPEELVITTSFKRFDDFVQTRRSERKKYAAVS from the coding sequence ATGACATTTGTAATTGATGCCCATACCCATTCAGTGGCTTCAGGCCATGCTTATTCAACGATCGATGAACTTGCCCGAGGGGCCCGACAAAAAGGCCTTTCCGGATTTGTGGTGGCCGACCATGGTCCTGCCATGCCGGGAACTACCCATCCTTACCATTTTGGGAACCTTCGGATCCTTCCTGAATATATCGAAGGGGTCCGGTGCTACAAAGGAATCGAAGCTAATATCATCAACGAAAGGGGGGACATCGACCTCGACGCCCACCTTATTGCCCGCCTCGATTTTGTTCTGGCGGGGTTCCACGAGATCTGTTTTGCCAGTCAGGGAATTGTAAAAAATACCGAAACCCTGGTGGCCACCCTGGCAAACCCCCTGGTGGATGCTATCTCCCATCCGGGGAATCCTTCGTATCCTATCGATATTGAGGTGGTGGTGGAAGCGGCCCGTTCTTATGGCAAGGCCCTGGAAATTAACGATAGTTCCTTCCGTATTCGCAAGGGGAGTGACGAAAACTGTCTGCGTATTGCCCGGACCTGTGTGGAAAAGGCCTGCCTTATGGTTACCGGTAGCGATGCCCACTACTACCTTGATGTGGGGCGCTTTGATGAGGTACATAAAATTCTTACTGCCGCGGGGGCTCCCGAAGAACTCGTAATTACCACATCCTTTAAGCGCTTTGATGATTTTGTTCAGACCCGCCGTTCGGAGCGGAAAAAATATGCCGCGGTTTCTTAG
- a CDS encoding OFA family MFS transporter: protein MKIRWAILPAGFFIMLCLGTVYSWSVFRIPLQQKYGFSALESGLPFTVLLVTYALSMAVNGPIIRRYPSRPLLIIGGFLVGLGWFLAGTTQSAILKTLYYGVITGWGVGLVYGIPLAACTEYFPQHRGLAMGIVLGGFGLSAIVTAPLLQAFIATQGISATFQIMGVLFFILITLLSFFIPTTTKANTENPAQRISLRSCSTDPFFQRLWGLYLLGALAGLTAISIASPVGIEMAGQSPEGVASWMALFALCNGAGRPLFGFLTDRWGFQKTATLNYGLIILASLSSLAIPVFGVPFFVVSFSLFWFSLGGWLAIAPAVTAQHFEKNLYQKVYGYLFTAYGTASILGISSAGMLRDLTGTYRTVFFVTMGGAFLGLLLLWKRGPSVK, encoded by the coding sequence ATGAAGATACGATGGGCAATCTTGCCGGCCGGTTTTTTTATCATGTTGTGTCTGGGGACCGTCTATTCCTGGAGCGTGTTTCGTATTCCCCTGCAACAAAAGTACGGTTTTTCTGCCCTGGAAAGCGGCCTTCCTTTTACTGTCCTCTTGGTAACCTACGCACTGTCCATGGCCGTAAATGGCCCTATCATTCGCCGATATCCTTCACGGCCCTTACTTATTATTGGGGGCTTTTTAGTGGGCCTTGGCTGGTTTCTCGCAGGCACCACCCAATCGGCCATCCTTAAAACCCTCTATTATGGGGTTATTACCGGATGGGGAGTAGGTTTAGTGTATGGCATTCCCCTTGCGGCATGTACCGAATATTTTCCTCAGCATCGGGGCCTTGCCATGGGTATTGTGTTAGGGGGCTTTGGCCTTTCTGCGATCGTAACGGCCCCCCTGCTTCAAGCTTTTATCGCAACCCAGGGGATTAGCGCTACCTTTCAGATAATGGGGGTATTGTTTTTCATTCTTATCACCCTGTTGAGCTTTTTCATTCCTACTACTACCAAAGCAAATACCGAAAACCCTGCCCAAAGGATTTCTCTTCGGTCATGCAGTACCGATCCATTTTTTCAACGCCTCTGGGGACTGTACCTTTTAGGGGCCCTGGCGGGTCTTACGGCCATTAGTATCGCCAGTCCCGTGGGAATAGAAATGGCAGGACAAAGCCCTGAAGGGGTAGCCTCCTGGATGGCCCTCTTTGCCCTGTGTAACGGTGCAGGTCGCCCACTTTTTGGCTTTTTAACCGATCGGTGGGGTTTTCAGAAGACGGCAACCCTTAATTATGGGCTTATTATTCTGGCATCCCTTTCATCGCTCGCCATACCCGTATTTGGAGTGCCGTTCTTTGTGGTAAGTTTCAGCCTTTTCTGGTTTTCCCTCGGAGGATGGCTGGCCATCGCCCCTGCAGTAACCGCTCAACATTTTGAGAAAAATCTGTATCAGAAGGTCTACGGCTACCTCTTCACCGCCTATGGAACCGCATCCATCCTTGGTATATCAAGCGCGGGTATGCTGCGGGATCTCACCGGCACGTATCGGACCGTTTTCTTCGTCACCATGGGGGGGGCCTTTCTGGGACTCCTTCTTTTATGGAAAAGAGGCCCCTCTGTAAAGTGA